From Candoia aspera isolate rCanAsp1 chromosome 4, rCanAsp1.hap2, whole genome shotgun sequence, a single genomic window includes:
- the LOC134495797 gene encoding C-type lectin BpLec-like — MSAWDLYKRLSESKRASETPPAQLSTSCIHPGEDHHKVHQKMGLVTYFSLCFLGLLIANPFLEAEASSCARQWLQNQGNCYAYFDNKLTWQEAEIECQSYGRGAHLASVLTKAETFLVAQHISTYQRDLSNVWIGLHDVHQNRKWRWADESTYNYKAWINDQPDNYGNIEYCVELVLSTGFTEWNDVPCQMLNAYICKYEL; from the exons ATGTCTGCCTGGGATCTATATAAGAGGCTCTCAGAAAGCAAGAGAGCATCTGAGACGCCTCCAGCTCAGCTGTCCACCAGTTGTATCCATCCAGGAGAAGACCATCACAAG GTCCACCAGAAGATGGGACTTGTCACCTATTTCAGCCTTTGCTTCCTTGGACTCCTGATTGCCAATCCTTTCTTAGAAG CTGAGGCCAGCTCCTGTGCCAGGCAATGGCTGCAAAACCAGGGCAACTGTTATGCGTATTTTGATAATAAGCTGACCTGGCAAGAAGCTGAG ATCGAGTGCCAGAGCTATGGCCGTGGAGCTCATCTCGCTTCTGTGCTCACCAAAGCTGAGACTTTCTTGGTGGCTCAGCACATCTCCACTTACCAACGCGACCTAAGCAATGTCTGGATTGGCCTTCATGATGTCCACCAG AACAGGAAATGGAGGTGGGCTGATGAATCAACTTACAACTACAAGGCCTGGATAAATGATCAGCCAGACAATTATGGTAATATTGAGTACTGTGTGGAGCTGGTGCTTTCTACAG GTTTTACAGAGTGGAACGATGTTCCATGCCAGATGCTCAATGCCTACATCTGCAAGTATGAGCTGTAG